One stretch of Arachis duranensis cultivar V14167 chromosome 1, aradu.V14167.gnm2.J7QH, whole genome shotgun sequence DNA includes these proteins:
- the LOC107463180 gene encoding COBRA-like protein 7, which yields MASHYFLSCFISSVAVLSIILIQTTPFSAAQSASCNGILVSYAYTGGTRLPPNVSDAAKQPYRFESTLTVLNNGLDDLKSWKVFVKFQHNEFLVSASGAVLADGTTLPAAVGNGTIFAGYPMTDLKTAVETAGDLTQMQVQIDLVGTVFGVAPPTVPLPSSINLANDGFICKKPTGQGKNVSNVCCTKDPKFKTNITIDDEFLPRQDGDLSIMYDVIRTYDSNYWAEVTIANHNPLGRLDNWKLSWDWMNDEFIYSMKGAYPYVVDASDCVFGKQGTFYKELDFANVLNCERRPTIIDLPPTKFNDTDLGKIPFCCRNGTILPPSMDPSKSVSKFQMQVFKMPPALNRSQLSPPQNWKINGTLNPTYKCGPPVRVSPSENPDPSGLPSNKTVMASWQVVCNITKPKGATSKCCVSFSAYYNDSVIPCKTCACGCPSNTARTCSTTAQAMFLPPEALLVPFDNRTAKAVAWADLKHLPVPKPMPCSDNCGVSINWHVYTDYTKGWSARVTLFNWGDTNFADWFAAVQMDKAAAGFEKMYSFNATTLDGVNNNTILMQGLPGLNYLVAEADGANPLNDPRVPGKQQSVISFTKKTTPGIDVAHRDGFPTKVFFNGEECSLPSVYPTSSGFREVLSWKSSIVLSLLLVILMR from the exons ATGGCATCGCACTACTTCCTTAGCTGCTTTATCAGCAGCGTCGCCGTTCTATCCATCATATTGATTCAAACGACGCCGTTTTCTGCGGCCCAGTCAGCATCCTGTAACGGCATACTCGTCTCCTACGCCTACACCGGCGGGACGCGCCTCCCGCCCAATGTCTCCGATGCGGCCAAGCAACCGTACCGGTTCGAGTCCACGCTCACTGTTCTCAACAACGGCCTCGACGACCTCAAGTCATGGAAGGTCTTCGTCAAGTTCCAGCACAATGAGTTCCTCGTCTCTGCCTCCGGCGCCGTCCTCGCCGACGGCACCACTCTCCCCGCCGCTGTCGGTAACGGCACCATCTTCGCTGGATATCCTATGACTGACCTCAAGACTGCGGTGGAAACCGCCGGCGACTTGACGCAGATGCAGGTCCAGATCGATCTCGTTGGCACTGTTTTTGGAGTGGCGCCGCCCACTGTTCCTCTTCCTTCCTCCATCAATCTCGCCAACGACGGATTCATCTGTAAGAAGCCAACTGGTCAAG GGAAGAATGTGAGTAATGTGTGTTGCACAAAGGATCCGAAGTTCAAAACGAACATAACCATAGATGATGAGTTCCTTCCCCGTCAAGATGGTGATCTATCAATCATGTATGATGTGATTAGAACTTATGATTCCAATTACTGGGCTGAGGTTACCATTGCAAACCATAACCCTCTCGGTCGTCTTGACAATTGGAAATTGAGCTGGGATTGGATGAATGATGAGTTCATATACTCAATGAAAGGCGCTTATCCTTATGTTGTGGATGCTTCTGATTGTGTCTTTGGTAAGCAAGGGACATTCTACAAGGAACTTGACTTTGCCAATGTCTTGAATTGTGAGAGAAGGCCAACCATCATTGATCTTCCTCCCACCAAGTTCAACGATACGGATCTTGGTAAGATCCCTTTTTGCTGCAGGAATGGTACTATATTGCCGCCCTCGATGGACCCCAGCAAATCCGTTTCGAAATTTCAGATGCAGGTTTTCAAGATGCCGCCCGCTCTCAATCGCTCTCAGCTTTCCCCACCACAGAACTGGAAGATAAATGGCACCCTCAACCCAACTTACAAGTGTGGCCCTCCCGTGAGAGTGAGTCCTAGTGAAAATCCGGATCCATCTGGCTTGCCGTCGAACAAGACAGTGATGGCAAGTTGGCAGGTTGTGTGCAACATAACGAAGCCCAAGGGAGCAACCAGCAAATGCTGTGTCTCATTTTCAGCATATTACAATGATTCGGTTATACCTTGCAAAACATGTGCCTGTGGATGCCCCAGTAACACTGCAAGAACATGTAGTACTACTGCACAGGCTATGTTCCTTCCACCAGAGGCACTTCTTGTTCCTTTTGATAACCGAACTGCGAAAGCTGTTGCTTGGGCTGATCTGAAGCATCTACCGGTTCCGAAACCAATGCCATGTAGTGACAACTGTGGTGTAAGCATCAACTGGCATGTATACACAGACTACACTAAAGGGTGGAGTGCAAGAGTCACTCTTTTTAACTGGGGTGACACTAATTTCGCAGATTGGTTTGCTGCAGTGCAAATGGATAAAGCAGCTGCAGGTTTTGAGAAAATGTATTCATTCAATGCAACCACCCTAGACGGTGTAAACAATAATACCATATTGATGCAAGGTTTGCCAGGACTGAACTACCTTGTCGCGGAAGCAGATGGTGCCAACCCTCTTAACGATCCTAGGGTGCCTGGTAAACAACAATCAGTAATCTCATTCACCAAGAAAACTACACCGGGAATTGATGTTGCTCATAGAGATGGGTTTCCCACTAAAGTGTTCTTCAATGGCGAGGAATGTTCACTTCCTTCGGTGTATCCAACGAGTAGTGGATTCAGGGAGGTCTTGTCCTGGAAAAGTTCTATCGTTCTGTCTCTGTTGCTGGTTATCTTGATGCGGTAA
- the LOC107463170 gene encoding two-component response regulator ARR1 encodes MNLSNGRGSMSTVTSGAAVKSADAVSDQFPAGLRVLVVDDDPTCLMILEKMLRTCLYEVTKCNTAEKALTLLRKNKNGFDIVISDVHMPDMDGFKLLEHIGLEMDLPVIMMSADDGKNVVMKGVTHGACDYLIKPVRIEALKNIWQHVVRKRKNEWRDTEQSGSAEEGDRQQKASDDADYSSSANESNWRNSKKRRDEEEEAEERDDTSTLKKPRVVWSVELHQQFVAAVDQLGIDKAVPKKILELMNVPGLTRENVASHLQKYRLYLRRLSGVSQHQNNMNSSFMNPQDATFGTISSINGIDLQTLAAAGQLPAQSLATLQAAGLGRSAPKGGLPMPIMDQRNLFSFENPRLRFTEGQQQQQHLSNSKPVNLLHGIPTNMEPKQLASLHQSSQPLGNMTVRVNASTQSNPLLMQMAQSQPRGHMLSENTGPHLPRLPSSLGQPSASNGTSNALMGRNGIAGSTRAPGYNPISQSSSMMNFPINQTTEMPISSFPLGSTPGISSITTKGSFQEEVTSGIKRAGGFVPNYDIFSELQKPHDWEVSNPSLTYNAASQHANPLHGNIDVSPSVLVQQSFSSNQQTGQSRDANTMIVKPIFSASESMEQGTLQNQHLNTLVTDNSIRVKTERIPDASSQTNFYPEHYGQEDLMSALLKQQEGIGPAENDFDFDGYSLDNVPV; translated from the exons ATGAATCTCAGCAACGGAAGGGGATCCATGTCGACGGTTACTTCAGGTGCTGCTGTGAAATCCGCCGACGCCGTCTCCGACCAGTTTCCGGCGGGTCTGCGGGTCCTTGTTGTGGACGATGATCCCACGTGTCTCATGATTCTCGAGAAGATGCTCCGAACTTGTCTTTACGAAG TTACCAAATGCAATACAGCAGAGAAAGCACTCACACTTCTGCGAAAGAATAAAAATGGGTTTGACATTGTTATCAGTGATGTGCATATGCCAGACATGGATGGATTTAAACTGTTAGAACACATTGGCTTGGAAATGGACCTCCCTGTTATCA TGATGTCTGCAGATGATGGTAAAAACGTTGTTATGAAGGGTGTAACACACGGTGCCTGCGATTACTTAATTAAACCGGTTCGCATAGAGGCTTTGAAGAACATATGGCAGCATGTTGTTCGCAAGAGAAAGAATGAATGGAGAGATACTGAGCAGTCGGGTAGTGCCGAAGAAGGAGACCGACAGCAGAAGGCATCGGATGACGCGGATTACTCGTCGTCGGCAAATGAAAGCAACTGGAGAAACTCGAAGAAGAGGAGGgatgaggaagaggaagcagaGGAAAGAGATGACACTTCAACTTTAAAGAAGCCAAGAGTTGTTTGGTCTGTTGAGCTGCATCAACAGTTTGTAGCTGCTGTAGATCAACTGGGAATTGATA AGGCTGTACCCAAAAAGATTCTTGAATTGATGAATGTTCCTGGACTCACCAGAGAAAATGTAGCCAGCCACCTTCAG AAATATCGTTTGTACCTCCGAAGGTTGAGTGGGGTTTCTCAGCATCAGAATAACATGAACAGTTCCTTCATGAATCCTCAAGATGCAACATTTGGGACAATTTCTTCGATTAACGGAATTGATCTTCAAACTCTTGCAGCTGCTGGCCAACTTCCAGCACAAAGTCTAGCCACACTTCAAGCAGCCGGACTTGGTAGGTCAGCTCCGAAGGGGGGCTTACCCATGCCCATCATGGATCAAAGAAACCTTTTTAGTTTTGAAAATCCAAGGTTAAGATTCACTGAAgggcaacaacaacaacaacatttgAGTAATAGTAAACCAGTGAACTTACTTCACGGAATCCCAACAAATATGGAACCAAAGCAGCTTGCCAGTTTGCACCAATCATCCCAACCCCTTGGCAACATGACCGTCCGAGTCAATGCTTCTACACAGAGCAATCCCTTGTTAATGCAGATGGCACAATCCCAACCCAGAGGACACATGCTAAGTGAAAATACTGGTCCTCACCTTCCCAGACTCCCATCATCTTTGGGGCAGCCTAGTGCATCAAATGGAACTTCTAATGCTCTTATGGGCAGGAATGGGATTGCGGGTAGTACCAGAGCACCTGGCTACAATCCTATTTCACAAAGCTCTTCAATGATGAATTTTCCCATCAATCAAACCACTGAAATGCCCATCAGCAGTTTCCCTCTTGGAAGCACTCCTGGTATATCCAGTATCACAACAAAAGGCTCGTTTCAAGAAGAAGTTACTTCTGGAATTAAACGGGCAGGCGGGTTTGTTCCAAATTATGACATTTTTAGTGAACTGCAAAAGCCACATGATTGGGAGGTATCGAATCCAAGCCTTACGTATAATGCTGCCTCTCAGCATGCAAATCCTTTACATGGTAACATTGATGTCTCGCCTTCAGTTTTAGTGCAGCAGAGCTTTTCTTCTAACCAACAGACGGGACAAAGCAGAGATGCCAATACCATGAttgtaaagcctatattctCTGCGAGTGAAAGCATGGAGCAAGGCACTCTCCAAAATCAACACCTCAATACACTCGTCACTGACAACTCAATAAGGGTTAAGACCGAAAGAATCCCTGATGCAAGCTCCCAAACTAACTTCTATCCTGAGCATTATGGGCAGGAGGATCTCATGAGTGCACTTCTCAAACAG CAAGAAGGCATTGGACCAGCTGAGAATGATTTTGACTTCGATGGGTATTCCCTGGATAACGTTCCGGTCTAG